One segment of Triticum aestivum cultivar Chinese Spring chromosome 2A, IWGSC CS RefSeq v2.1, whole genome shotgun sequence DNA contains the following:
- the LOC123185943 gene encoding auxin-responsive protein SAUR72, which produces MEQLGGKKSNKITEIVRLQQMLKKWRKLSVASKSDAAAASTPAVATVTAGGNGESKAKKFLKRTLSFTESPPSSAASSGPPPKGHLAVSVGPAMRRFVIPTEYLKHQAFAALLREAEEEFGFQQEGLLRIPCDVPAFEAILRAVDKGRAGGKNKDNAAFCYCSAEFAIAAADVGTPNNSLCR; this is translated from the coding sequence ATGGAGCAGCTCGGGGGCAAGAAGTCGAACAAGATCACGGAGATCGTGCGGCTGCAGCAGATGCTCAAGAAGTGGCGCAAGCTCTCCGTCGCCTCCAAGTCCGACGCGGCGGCGGCCAGCACGCCCGCCGTCGCCACGGTCACCGCCGGAGGCAACGGCGAGAGCAAGGCCAAGAAGTTCCTGAAGCGGACGCTGTCCTTCACGGAGAGCCCGCCGTCgtcggcggcgtcgtcggggccGCCGCCCAAGGGGCACCTGGCGGTGTCGGTGGGCCCGGCGATGCGGCGGTTCGTGATCCCGACCGAGTACCTCAAGCACCAGGCGTTCGCGGCGCTGCTCCGGGAGGCCGAGGAGGAGTTCGGGTTCCAGCAGGAGGGCCTGCTCCGCATCCCCTGCGACGTGCCCGCCTTCGAGGCCATCCTCCGCGCCGTCGACAAGGGCCGCGCCGGCGGCAAGAACAAGGACAACGCCGCCTTCTGCTACTGCAGCGCCGAgttcgccatcgccgccgccgacgtCGGCACCCCCAACAACTCCCTCTGCAGATAA